One genomic window of Osmia bicornis bicornis chromosome 3, iOsmBic2.1, whole genome shotgun sequence includes the following:
- the LOC114872523 gene encoding uncharacterized protein LOC114872523 yields MDQLQVYYKQTIFVLSAVGLWPYQNKYFRLVYNIFIIFMYLSFFYTQIAAMTNTKHTLHYLLRCIFYLSVGMGSLLKYCTYYLQADTIKHLMEEVKHDWKTENDETLEILRNFANLGKHYIFYFVSFIFIGCEMCNSILDAVAPLNYTRPYVIPAVYFVDERKYRFLILIYQSFAFLMCVAVYVGTESLIIMWLHHFSALYVLVSYYIYQGVMEHISHTSNEHLGNSKRLLITAAVIHRRVIKYMNIFENVTSLSYVFLLLFATISQSINIFILSQTIFKLEANIDTVLYLTFAFTELIYIFCMIYIVQQYLNISENVSLQIYNTNWYEASLSTQKFLLFIMMKTSEERRFKLFIFVNPNLEGFVQSLGLFEVIRHRIQNAFSKETLNIPGIKKEKIVQQKLVQAIELHQRIHCIYSHGESVVSFSYFLVLLVGVAITILSLLRLSQLKIELSTLKILVMEIYLIFICFAYIFLINHLCQTVQNSSTKLLLDVYDNLWYLAPVSSQKLLLFMMQNSRKNIIGPAGGIFLPGHEGCIKLIKMSFSYFMVIRSVQS; encoded by the exons ATGGATCAACTACAAGTTTATTACAAACAGACTATATTCGTGTTATCAGCAGTAGGTCTGTGGCCATATCAGAATAAATACTTCCGATTGGTTTACAATATCTTCATCATCTTCATGTATCTTTCGTTCTTTTATACGCag ATAGCCGCTATGACGAACACAAAACATACCCTGCATTATTTACTGAGGTGTATATTTTACCTGTCAGTGGGTATGGGTTCGCTACTGAAATACTGTACATATTACCTTCAAGCAGACACA ATTAAACATCTGATGGAAGAAGTGAAACACGATTGGAAAACAGAAAATGATGAAACGCTTGAAATTCTGAGAAATTTCGCCAATTTGGGAAAACATTATATCTTCTATTTCGTGT CCTTCATATTCATAGGATGCGAGATGTGCAATTCTATTTTGGATGCAGTCGCACCGTTAAATTATACTCGACCGTACGTTATACCGGCAGTATACTTTGTTGACGAAAGGAAGTATCGTTTTTTGATCCTAATATATCAGTCTTTTGCATTCTTGATGTGTGTAGCTGTGTATGTTGGGACAGAgtcattgattattatgtggCTGCATCATTTCAGTGCTTTATATGTACTCGTCAG CTATTACATTTACCAAGGTGTCATGGAACATATCAGTCACACTTCAAACGAACATTTAGGTAACAGTAAGAGACTCTTAATAACAGCTGCAGTTATCCACAGAAGAGTAATAAA GTATATgaacatttttgaaaatgttacGTCATTATCGTACGTCTTTCTTCTACTGTTTGCTACCATTAGCCAAAGCattaacatatttatt CTGTCGCAAaccatttttaaattagagGCAAATATAGATACAGTGTTGTATTTAACATTTGCATTTACCGAactgatatatattttttgcatGATCTACATAGTGcaacaatatttaaatatttctgaaaacGTTAGTTTGCAGAT ATACAATACCAATTGGTACGAGGCTTCTTTGTCTACGCAAAAATTCTTGTTGTTCATTATGATGAAAACATCCGAAGAGCGTCGCTTCAAATTATTCATCTTCGTTAATCCAAACCTCGAAGGTTTCGTGCAG AGTCTTGGTTTATTCGAAGTAATTCg aCATCGAATACAGAACGCTTTTAGCAAGGAAACACTGAATATACCGGGTATTAAGAAAGAGAAAATAGTGCAGCAAAAATTGGTCCAAGCTATAGAACTACATCAAAGGATACACTG CATTTATAGTCACGGAGAAAGCgttgtttcattttcatatttcttgGTGCTTCTTGTGGGAGTAGCCATTACAATTCTGAGTCTTTTACGT CTATCTCAGCTTAAAATCGAACTGAGTACATTGAAGATACTAGTAATGGAAATATATCTGATTTTCATATGTTTTGCCTATATATTCTTGATCAATCATTTATGTCAGACAGTTCAAAACAGCAGTACAAAACTTCTCTTGGATGT ATACGATAATTTATGGTATTTAGCTCCTGTATCCTCGCAGAAATTACTATTATTCATGATGCAGAACAGCAGGAAGAACATTATAGGCCCGGCTGGAGGGATTTTTTTACCAGGTCACGAAGGGTGTATAAAG CTTATTAAAATGAGTTTCTCTTATTTCATGGTCATTCGTTCCGTACAATCGTAA